The uncultured Sphaerochaeta sp. genome includes the window AACCCCACTGGTAGCTGCCACTATGAGAACAAGGAAAGATAGAGCTTCTATTCTTCCTAGCACATTCGTATTGGTCAACTTGGTCTGCGTCTCGGTTCCGAGTGCAAGGAAAACGATGGCTGAGGCAACAATGACGCCTCCCTGGAATCCTCCACCTGGGGAGATATGTCCATACAACATGACATAGAATCCAAAGAGCAATACGACTGGGCCAAGCTTGGAGGAAACCACCTCAAGAAGGTGGGTCCTTTGTGCATTGGTGGGACGTTTTTCGGGAGCGAGGGAGAAGCTCACCGCTTCCTCTTCTTCACTCTCCTTTCCAAGATTGATCAGAATCCCCATCGTACCGGTAATGGAAACCAGCAAAACCAAGGTTTCCCCCAAGGTATCCATTGCCCGATACCCCAAGTAAATAGAGCTGACAGTGTTCACGGCTCCCGTGTCAGTGAGCGCATGTTCATAGAGATAGTCCCTCGATGCCTCCGGCCAAGGGTGGGAGGAGAGAAAGACTGGGAGGATGGCAAGGGCCAAGACAAGAAGGGTGAATGTGATTTTTATGATGAACAGTGTTCGTTTCACTAATCTTTACTCCTTCTTCGTGTATGGCGAATAGCCCATACAAATATGATGGTGGAAACCCCGGCCCCTACAGCTGCCTCGGTGATGGCAACGTCTGGAGCCTTGAGTATCGTGAACATCAAGGCGCTGAGCATGCTGAGTGCAGAGAGGGCTATCACTGAATGCAACAAATCCCTGGAGAGCAATGCAAAACTTCCAAGAGCAAGAATCATACAGAGAAGTAGGATGGTCATAGGCTCTTATCCTCCCTCTTCATTGATGATCGTTGCCTTGTGGCATCCTCACTCTCCCAGATGAATTTGGCCACGATTGAGGAGCCTGTGGGAGCAGAAATGAGGAAAAACACCAGAATTATGAAAATCCGTGCTCCACTTGCGAGTGTTGGAGAGAGCAAGAGCAGGGCGATCAGATATGAGAAAACTGCTGTGGTTCCACATAAGGAGCCTGCATGAAGGCGGGAGTAGGGGTCTCGGAAACGGAAAAGCCCAACCATCCCGAACAGACCAAAGAAGGTTCCAACCAGAAAGGCTATCAATGCCAGAATCTCTCGTATAATCATCAGTTCTCCTTCCGGTCTTTGAGGAACCGGGTGATCGCAAGGAATCCGAGGAATCCAAAGATGTCATAGACCAGGGCAACATCCAGATACAGTGTCCGCCCGACCCTGATCCCCCAGAGCACCAACAATGCAAGGGAGACAGCGCTCAGCACATTCAAGGCAACCAATCGGTCACTTGCAGTGGGACCGAGCAGCAGCCTCAGTAATGTGCCGATGGCAAAAAGAATCAGCATCACCAGCATTGCCTGGAGGAGTATGTCTGTCATAGCCATGTCCTCCCGAGTGCATGTTCGAGTTTTGTCTTTACTGCTTCCCCTGCAGCTTTTGTATGGGTGGTGCTGCATAGGAGCCAGTGGACGGTAAGATGGTCGTCATTAAGATCAAGGGTCATGGTTCCTGGAGTGAATGTGATGGCATTTGCCAGTACCGTCCTAGCAAGATCACTGCGAAGATGGGTCCTGAAGTGTACAATCCTTGGATTGGTGTTCCCTGTTATGACAGCTTTCACTACTTGATAACTCGATTGATACAAGGAAAGGACCATAAGAAACAGGAATCTCAGGAGAGCCCAGAGGTGCGGGATGAAGAAGCGCAGATTTGCCTCATGTTCGGGAAGGAAGATGTGGTAGGTGAGTGCTGCAGTTAAAACTGAGGCTCCAAGCCCAAAGAGCAGGCTGAAGAGGCCCAAGTCGGCGGTGAACAAGACCCAGACGAAGTACAAAAACAGGGTGGTCAACACAAAACGCAAGATCGCCCAGACTCGCCTGCTGTTCATTCAATCCTCCTGACGAATAATCCTATCCAAGAAAGCCTTACTGGTTTCTGCACCCAGCAAGTCACTACGAAGAGCCTCATTATGCAGGAGACGGGCAAGTCTGCTGAGAATTTTCAGGTGAAAACTTGCACTACTCTGTGGGCCAACCAAGAGAAAGACCAGGCGGACCTTTTTTCCGTCGATTGCTTTCAGGTCCAAGGGAGGGGCAAGACGCATTACCGCCATGAGTGTTTTGGTCATGGATGGGCAACGGGCATGAGTGATAGCGCACTCTTCTCCCATACAGGTGGTGTGGAATCCCCCATCGATGACCTTCTGCATCAGTTGTTGGGGTGCAAGGTCAGGATGCGTACTGCTCAGCTGTTCAGTCAATGTCTTGATGATGGTCTCAATTGAGTGTTCTTCTCTATCGAGCAAGATACACGACTCGTCAATCAATCTGCTAATTCCTTCCATGACTACACCTCTTCTGCTTCCCTTACCAGGCCGGCTGCCCAATCCACTGGTAGCGTGAACATGATTCCGGTTCCTGGATTATCCAAGCTGCCGACAATCTCCTCTACCAGTTTCTTGGCTTGTTGCACCACTTCTTCGTTGTGCACTACCGAGAAAATCGTCTTGTTGTAGGGTTTATTGCCCTTCATGAAATCCTTGAATCCTTCAAATAGCGGGACCTCATAGGTAAGGAAACGTCCCATTCCCTCACTGTCGAGGATGGTGGACCCGGTGATGCCAGCCTCAACATAGGCTTCCATGACCTCTTCCAGAAATGCTTCGTTATTCAAGACGAACACCAGTAGTTTCATTGAATCCTTCCTGCATCAAGGGATGTAGGGATGGTACCATGTGGTAATAGGGCTGGTCAAATGATATCAGTATCAGAAGAGTAGGGGTTAATCCTACTCCTTCTCTTGACAGCCTTCTTTTTCAATTCCAATGTAGGGGAAGAGGAAATATTTTTATGAGAAAGCTCTTGTTTCTGGTATTCCTACTCATTTTTCCCTTGGCATTGCTCACATCCGAGATTGCTCCGGTTGAGTATCGCTCTATGCAACTCAATGCTCCCGAACAGCTATACCTTTCGATTGGAAGTGTCTCCAAGCGGTGGCGACCCTTCACCGGTGGAACTGAGATAACGGTAAAAGCTGAAGTGATTGGGGTGGTTTCCAGTGAAACCAATCTAGCTGAAGGTGATTCCATAACCATCTCATACTTGCATCAGAAGATGAGGAAGGGATGGGCTGGTCCCCGTCCGATACCCATACTTAAGCGGAAAACCACCACAGAGGCTTTTTTAGCATTCGAAGAAGAGCATGGTTTTTATGTGCCGGCAGCACGTGGGGCATCATTCGACCCTCTCATTGCTATCTACTAAACAGTATTGCAAATAAATATTCTAATATATTCCAATATAAGGGATTGTGATGTTGCAGAATTGCAGGTGAGTGTTTAAAATCAAGCAAATGGAGAGAGAGATCGATGAATATTTTAGTAGTGTATGATTCCATGTATGGGAATACAGAGAAGATTGCTCAAGCAATCGGTACTGCAACCGAAGCAACCGTATTGCATGTAAATCAAGTGAAGGAAGAACATCTTGCCGGCCTTGATATCCTGATTGTCGGATCACCAACCCAAGCCTTCCAACCCCTGAAATCGATGAAGACCTTCTTGAAAGATCTCCCTGCTGGAATACTGAAGGGAGTCAAGGTTGCATCCTTCGATACCCGAGCAGATTTGGATGAGGTAGGCAACAAGCTGTTAAGTTTTCTGGTAAAGCTGTTTGGGTATGCTGCTGAACCGATGCAAGCGAAATTGGTGAGGAAGGGAGGTGTAAAAGTGACCACCCCTGCTGGTTTTTTCGTACATGGCAAGGAAGGCCCTCTCAAGGATGGTGAAGTTGAACGTGCCATCCAGTGGACCAAGCAGCTACTCCCATGAACAACCGTGGGTACTTTTGCAGTGGATTGCCTTACACTACCATAGGGAATGGACCAAAGCCCTTGGTGGTGTTCGAAGGGCTGACCTTCTCGCATAAACCCCAACCGCCAGTCATGCTCAAGATGTACTCTTTCCTCTGTTCGGACTATACAATTTACAGTGTACTCCGTCGTCCCCAACCACCCGATCATTATTCACTTGATGATATGGCAGGTGACTATGCCCAGATGATCAGGGAAGAGTTCACCGCTCCGGTGGATATCATTGGTATCTCCACCGGGGGCTCTGTTGCATTGCACTTTGCTGCACACCACCCAACTCTGGTTCGCAAACTGGTGATACACTCAAGTGCACATACCTTGAACGACAGGGCAAAACAACTCCAGTTGGCGGTTGCCAGAGCTGCCGAGAAGGGCAAATGGGGAGAAGCTTGGAGGCTTCTCATTGGAACTGGCTTTTCCTCACCGCTAGCGAAGCCGCTGGTGTATCTTCTTGGTTTCTTCCTTTCCCTCGATCACCCCAAGAATGCAAATGACCTGGTAGTGACCGTAGAAGCCGAGGACAACCATGCGTTCCTGGACCATCTGGATGAAGTAACCTGCCCTACCCTTGTTGCAGGGGGTGAGGATGACTTTTTCTATAGTCCAGAGCTCTTTAGGGAGACTGCCCAGGGTATCCCTGATGCCAAACTCTGTCTCTATCCTCACATGGGACATCCTGCGAGGGGGAAGCAGTTTAAAGCTGATGTGCTTTCATTCCTTCTGGAAGCGTAAACTGATAGAGTTGTTCATATGCATATTTTTTGAATATTCATACGGTTTTCTTGGTTTGGTATTGACAGTGACCGAGAGAGAACGGTAAGGTTTTGCCATGAAAACGAATCAGAACCGCGTCCATCACCATCATCACTTGTGTAACCGACCGTAGACAGGTGGGAGCTGGACCTCTATATACAGACCTCCGCATGTCGCGGGGGCTTTTTTTATCCCCAGGAAGGAGAAAATCATGGCTGAAGTAGTACGAATTGCAATCCAGAAGAGCGGAAGGCTGAGCGAAAAATCGTTGCAGATCATCAAGAACTGCGGGATCAAGTTCGGCAGTGATGCCCGTGTACTGAAAGAGGAAGCTTCCAACTTCCCCTTGGAGTTTCTCTATGTACGGGATGACGATATTCCTGCCTACATACGGGATGGAATAGCTGATATCGGGATTGTGGGAAGAAATGAGTATGATGAACAGGCAATCGACCTGGAAGTACTCAGAGACCTTGGTTTTGCCAAGTGCCGGCTGAGTATAGCGGTGCCCAATGACTTCGTGTATCAGGGGCTTTCCTCTCTGGAAGGAAAGCGCGTAGCAACCAGCTATCCAAACATCCTTGGAGGTATCCTGAAAGCGAATGGGGTTTCTGCAAGCTTCGTCCAGGTCTCCGGGTCTGTGGAAATAACTCCTGCTGTTGGTGTTGCTGATGCCATTTGTGACCTGGTTTCCACTGGAGCGACCTTGGCGATGAACGGATTGAGAGAGGTGCAGAGCATCTATACATCAACCGCTGTCATGATCGGACGCAAGCAGATGGCCAATGCTGAAAAACAACGTATTCTTGACCGCCTGATGATCCGCCTCGATGCAGTCATGAAGGCTTCCTCCTATAAGTACATCATGTTCAACCTTCCCGAGGAACACCTGGAGCAGGTGGCGCACATCATCGGTGGCATGAAGAGTCCTACGGTCACTCCATTGATGGAAAAGGGGTGGGTCTCTGTACAAACCGTTGTGGCAGAGGATACCTTTTGGGAGGACTTTGAACAGCTCAAGGCCCTTGGTGCACAGGGGATACTCGTAACCCCGATTGAAAAGATGACAGAGTAGGGGGAACCATGGCCTTTCTACAGCGGTATGAGAATCCACCGGATGAGCAGTTGAAGAAGTTGCTTGCCCGGAATCTGGATACAACACAGTCGGTAACCAAACAGGTTTCCGCCATTCTGGATGCAGTGAAGGAGGAAGGCGATTCAGCCCTCTTTCGCTTTGCTTCAGAGTTCGATGGAGTTACTCTTGCATCCCTCTCTGTGTCCCCCAAAGAGCGGAAAGCAGTAGCGGCAGAAGTGGATGATTCACTGAAGCGGGCTCTCAGCCAGGCATATGACAATATCCACAGCTTCCATGCTGCGCAGATGCCCACTGGTGAGCAAGTAGAGGTTTCTTCAGGTATTACTCTCTCCAGGAAGGTTGTTCCCCTGAATCGGGTTGGGCTCTATATCCCTGGTGGTACCGCACCGCTGTTCTCCACTGTCTTGATGTTGGCAATACCAGCCTTGGTTGCTGGGTGCCCAGAGGTGGTCCTCTGTACTCCTCCAGGAAAACAAGGAAGGATTCACCCAGCCATTCTCTATGCAGCAGATCTGTGCAATGTGAAGGAAATCTATGCAGTGGGAGGTGCCCAGGCTATAGCTGCCATGGCATATGGAACCCAGTCCATCAAAGCAGTGGACAAAATTTTTGGACCAGGCAACCAGTATGTGACTGAAGCAAAGGTACAGGTAAGCAGTACTACCTGTGCCATTGATATGCCGGCAGGTCCGAGTGAGGTAATGGTTGTTGCCTCTCCTTCCTCCAACCCAGCTTTTGTAGCCAGTGACTTGCTCAGCCAGGCAGAACATGGAAGAGATAGCCAGGCGATGCTTATTGTGCAGGGAGAAAAAAGTGAAGGGAATGCCTTTATCGATCAGGTGGA containing:
- a CDS encoding MnhB domain-containing protein, whose translation is MKRTLFIIKITFTLLVLALAILPVFLSSHPWPEASRDYLYEHALTDTGAVNTVSSIYLGYRAMDTLGETLVLLVSITGTMGILINLGKESEEEEAVSFSLAPEKRPTNAQRTHLLEVVSSKLGPVVLLFGFYVMLYGHISPGGGFQGGVIVASAIVFLALGTETQTKLTNTNVLGRIEALSFLVLIVAATSGVFFESGFFGNPIKSGSALSANFIILLNIIIGLKVGTSIAVMCIAMMGGRRGH
- a CDS encoding hydrogenase subunit MbhD domain-containing protein: MTILLLCMILALGSFALLSRDLLHSVIALSALSMLSALMFTILKAPDVAITEAAVGAGVSTIIFVWAIRHTRRRSKD
- a CDS encoding monovalent cation/H(+) antiporter subunit G, whose amino-acid sequence is MIIREILALIAFLVGTFFGLFGMVGLFRFRDPYSRLHAGSLCGTTAVFSYLIALLLLSPTLASGARIFIILVFFLISAPTGSSIVAKFIWESEDATRQRSSMKREDKSL
- a CDS encoding monovalent cation/H+ antiporter complex subunit F — its product is MTDILLQAMLVMLILFAIGTLLRLLLGPTASDRLVALNVLSAVSLALLVLWGIRVGRTLYLDVALVYDIFGFLGFLAITRFLKDRKEN
- a CDS encoding Na+/H+ antiporter subunit E; this encodes MNSRRVWAILRFVLTTLFLYFVWVLFTADLGLFSLLFGLGASVLTAALTYHIFLPEHEANLRFFIPHLWALLRFLFLMVLSLYQSSYQVVKAVITGNTNPRIVHFRTHLRSDLARTVLANAITFTPGTMTLDLNDDHLTVHWLLCSTTHTKAAGEAVKTKLEHALGRTWL
- a CDS encoding PTS sugar transporter subunit IIA encodes the protein MEGISRLIDESCILLDREEHSIETIIKTLTEQLSSTHPDLAPQQLMQKVIDGGFHTTCMGEECAITHARCPSMTKTLMAVMRLAPPLDLKAIDGKKVRLVFLLVGPQSSASFHLKILSRLARLLHNEALRSDLLGAETSKAFLDRIIRQED
- a CDS encoding P-II family nitrogen regulator, translating into MKLLVFVLNNEAFLEEVMEAYVEAGITGSTILDSEGMGRFLTYEVPLFEGFKDFMKGNKPYNKTIFSVVHNEEVVQQAKKLVEEIVGSLDNPGTGIMFTLPVDWAAGLVREAEEV
- a CDS encoding flavodoxin family protein, producing the protein MNILVVYDSMYGNTEKIAQAIGTATEATVLHVNQVKEEHLAGLDILIVGSPTQAFQPLKSMKTFLKDLPAGILKGVKVASFDTRADLDEVGNKLLSFLVKLFGYAAEPMQAKLVRKGGVKVTTPAGFFVHGKEGPLKDGEVERAIQWTKQLLP
- a CDS encoding alpha/beta hydrolase, which translates into the protein MNNRGYFCSGLPYTTIGNGPKPLVVFEGLTFSHKPQPPVMLKMYSFLCSDYTIYSVLRRPQPPDHYSLDDMAGDYAQMIREEFTAPVDIIGISTGGSVALHFAAHHPTLVRKLVIHSSAHTLNDRAKQLQLAVARAAEKGKWGEAWRLLIGTGFSSPLAKPLVYLLGFFLSLDHPKNANDLVVTVEAEDNHAFLDHLDEVTCPTLVAGGEDDFFYSPELFRETAQGIPDAKLCLYPHMGHPARGKQFKADVLSFLLEA
- the hisG gene encoding ATP phosphoribosyltransferase; protein product: MAEVVRIAIQKSGRLSEKSLQIIKNCGIKFGSDARVLKEEASNFPLEFLYVRDDDIPAYIRDGIADIGIVGRNEYDEQAIDLEVLRDLGFAKCRLSIAVPNDFVYQGLSSLEGKRVATSYPNILGGILKANGVSASFVQVSGSVEITPAVGVADAICDLVSTGATLAMNGLREVQSIYTSTAVMIGRKQMANAEKQRILDRLMIRLDAVMKASSYKYIMFNLPEEHLEQVAHIIGGMKSPTVTPLMEKGWVSVQTVVAEDTFWEDFEQLKALGAQGILVTPIEKMTE
- the hisD gene encoding histidinol dehydrogenase, which translates into the protein MAFLQRYENPPDEQLKKLLARNLDTTQSVTKQVSAILDAVKEEGDSALFRFASEFDGVTLASLSVSPKERKAVAAEVDDSLKRALSQAYDNIHSFHAAQMPTGEQVEVSSGITLSRKVVPLNRVGLYIPGGTAPLFSTVLMLAIPALVAGCPEVVLCTPPGKQGRIHPAILYAADLCNVKEIYAVGGAQAIAAMAYGTQSIKAVDKIFGPGNQYVTEAKVQVSSTTCAIDMPAGPSEVMVVASPSSNPAFVASDLLSQAEHGRDSQAMLIVQGEKSEGNAFIDQVEVAIAEQLTKLQRTTFLKQSLAGSRAFIVPDLEASAHIVNAYAPEHLIIDLGEAEDDALLEKVVNAGSVFLGPYSCESAGDYASGTNHTLPTNGWARSYSGVSTDSFIKKITVQKISKEGLASLAPTLLCMAEQEQLGAHRSAVAVRLGGER